A DNA window from Myxosarcina sp. GI1 contains the following coding sequences:
- a CDS encoding integrin alpha — MVNIFALDNINGSNGLIINGIASGDRLGYSVSNAGDVNGDGIEDIIVGAPEKLYDEALYNDYFGEGKSYVIFGRREIDEDKSVDLDKLDGSNGFVINGIELGDGSGFSVSSAGDFNGDGINDLIIGAPNKYEFDSESGESYLVFGGTEIGSDGSIELSSLNGSNGFVIDGINVGDRVGFSVSEVGDINNDGFSDVIIGAPYADPDGVDRAGESYVIFGGNSVAPEGSLALSSLDGVNGFILESDSNYDYNGYAVSSAGDVNGDGIDDIIIGAPGSPYSYEYASNGKSYIIFGSSNLGSNGVVRLDALDGSNGFVINGIAEDDRVGSSVSSAGDFNDDGIDDLLIGAPLAAPNGNDAAGESYVVFGNSAPEIDLNG, encoded by the coding sequence ATGGTAAATATCTTCGCTCTTGATAATATCAATGGTAGCAACGGCTTGATAATTAATGGTATCGCTTCAGGCGATCGGCTGGGATATTCTGTCAGCAATGCTGGCGATGTTAACGGTGATGGTATTGAAGATATTATTGTCGGTGCGCCCGAAAAATTATACGATGAAGCTTTATATAACGATTACTTTGGGGAAGGCAAAAGTTATGTAATATTTGGGCGCAGAGAAATTGACGAAGATAAAAGCGTCGATTTAGACAAGCTTGATGGTAGTAATGGGTTTGTCATCAATGGTATAGAACTAGGCGATGGCTCTGGTTTCTCTGTCAGCAGTGCAGGAGATTTTAATGGAGATGGTATAAACGATCTAATTATCGGCGCGCCCAATAAATACGAGTTTGACTCAGAATCTGGCGAAAGCTATCTGGTATTTGGGGGAACAGAAATTGGCAGTGACGGTAGTATCGAACTAAGTTCTCTTAATGGCAGCAATGGTTTTGTAATTGACGGTATTAATGTAGGCGATCGCGTCGGTTTCTCTGTTAGCGAAGTCGGGGATATTAATAATGATGGCTTCAGCGACGTAATTATCGGCGCACCTTATGCCGATCCTGATGGAGTCGATCGCGCTGGCGAAAGTTACGTAATCTTTGGTGGTAACTCAGTTGCGCCAGAAGGCAGTTTAGCTCTAAGCTCTCTCGATGGCGTTAACGGCTTTATTCTCGAAAGCGATAGCAACTATGATTACAACGGCTATGCAGTTAGCAGTGCGGGAGATGTTAACGGCGATGGTATTGATGACATTATTATTGGTGCCCCTGGATCGCCGTATAGCTATGAGTATGCTAGCAATGGCAAAAGCTATATAATTTTTGGTAGCAGCAATCTTGGTAGTAATGGCGTTGTTCGGCTAGATGCTCTCGATGGTAGCAATGGCTTTGTAATTAACGGTATTGCTGAAGACGATAGAGTAGGTAGCTCGGTTAGCAGTGCAGGAGATTTTAATGACGACGGTATAGACGATTTACTAATTGGTGCGCCTCTTGCCGCTCCCAATGGCAATGATGCTGCGGGAGAAAGTTATGTAGTCTTTGGCAACTCCGCTCCAGAAATCGACCTCAATGG